One window from the genome of bacterium BMS3Abin14 encodes:
- a CDS encoding bacterial transcription activator, effector binding domain — MRSDLVGEAISGEAAKSGMGVRERKDWKMKIEIKDVGPLKVASVDGEGTYREIGSVLMDLFRWVLERGEKVVSYPMALFPGLSEDGPAGDVCFEACIPVDPETVVKGGGGVTIRELPAATVAFVKHRGPLNEVGKTYDRILSWAGDNGYMTGEPTRELYLTNPMQFEEKDLITEVQVPVKAVRH; from the coding sequence GTGCGAAGCGATCTCGTGGGCGAGGCAATCTCAGGCGAAGCCGCCAAGAGCGGTATGGGTGTGAGGGAGCGAAAGGATTGGAAAATGAAGATCGAGATCAAGGATGTCGGGCCGCTGAAGGTGGCGTCGGTGGATGGCGAGGGGACCTATCGGGAGATAGGGTCGGTCCTCATGGACCTTTTCCGGTGGGTTCTGGAAAGGGGTGAAAAGGTGGTGTCCTATCCCATGGCCCTCTTCCCGGGGCTGTCTGAGGATGGGCCAGCAGGGGATGTGTGCTTCGAGGCGTGCATACCCGTAGATCCAGAAACGGTAGTGAAGGGCGGGGGCGGCGTAACCATCCGGGAACTTCCAGCCGCCACGGTGGCTTTTGTAAAACACCGCGGCCCCCTGAACGAGGTGGGAAAAACCTACGACCGGATACTCTCCTGGGCCGGGGATAACGGCTACATGACAGGGGAACCGACCAGGGAGCTTTACCTCACCAACCCCATGCAGTTCGAGGAAAAGGACCTCATCACTGAGGTCCAGGTGCCGGTGAAGGCGGTCAGGCATTAA
- a CDS encoding putative alpha-isopropylmalate/homocitrate synthase family transferase: MENLEIKDATKELLILRALDRYEAPFEVIGTYRLVDDGMRPEATVMLKAGDQEMHEADEGVGPVDALAKVLKKSLGRLFPELTKVRLMDFASRVIRGATGTSAYVQVEIVFTDGDLVWKVTSSSDNINLASFRALLDGYEYAIHLKGRPKSKVQGPT, encoded by the coding sequence ATGGAAAATCTGGAGATAAAGGATGCTACCAAGGAACTGCTGATATTGAGGGCGCTGGACCGGTACGAAGCGCCGTTCGAGGTCATCGGCACCTATCGCCTTGTGGATGACGGGATGCGGCCGGAGGCCACCGTCATGCTGAAGGCTGGAGACCAGGAGATGCACGAGGCCGATGAGGGGGTCGGCCCGGTGGATGCGCTTGCGAAGGTGCTGAAGAAATCCCTTGGGAGGCTCTTCCCGGAACTCACGAAGGTCCGGCTCATGGATTTTGCCTCCCGGGTGATCCGGGGGGCAACCGGAACCTCGGCCTACGTGCAGGTGGAAATCGTGTTCACCGATGGCGACCTGGTATGGAAGGTGACCTCCTCCTCCGACAACATCAACCTGGCCTCCTTCCGGGCGCTGCTGGACGGGTATGAGTACGCGATACATCTCAAGGGCAGGCCAAAATCCAAAGTCCAAGGTCCAACGTGA
- the gchK gene encoding globin-coupled histidine kinase produces the protein MLLAKDFKSHYEFTAEEEQLLKELAPLMEIHKEEFAEDFYGHVMSNKETAEFFPTEAKLDRHRKMIAGWFMDLFGGKYDDAYIRNLKHVGKVHVNIKLDGHFVNTSMARVRRFLSEVIESHAPEEKREEGLIAVGKILDINLDILTSSYRQEELKKYFLSFRVEKTLVNWIERFTHGLNLILALALGVVSAAVVVLFVHDVIGIFRKADPDSIIAALGSLLIIWLMIELLDTEISHLKGRKLQIKVFVGVIMVAFLRKVLIAGFRHEELLGFASKVGTLLVLGIVYWLVVRAERE, from the coding sequence ATGCTTTTAGCAAAGGATTTCAAATCCCACTACGAATTCACCGCCGAGGAGGAACAGCTTCTCAAGGAGCTTGCTCCTCTCATGGAAATACACAAGGAGGAGTTCGCCGAGGATTTTTACGGGCATGTCATGTCTAACAAGGAAACCGCCGAGTTTTTCCCGACCGAGGCGAAGCTTGATCGGCACAGGAAGATGATCGCCGGCTGGTTCATGGATCTGTTCGGGGGCAAGTACGACGACGCGTACATCCGCAATCTAAAGCATGTGGGGAAAGTCCACGTGAACATCAAACTTGACGGCCACTTCGTGAACACATCCATGGCGCGGGTACGACGCTTCCTCTCAGAGGTCATCGAATCGCACGCCCCGGAGGAGAAGCGGGAAGAGGGCCTCATCGCCGTCGGGAAAATCCTGGATATCAACCTGGATATCCTGACCAGTTCCTACAGACAGGAGGAGTTGAAAAAATACTTCCTGTCCTTCCGCGTTGAAAAAACCCTTGTAAACTGGATAGAGCGCTTCACCCACGGGCTCAATCTCATCCTGGCCCTTGCGCTGGGAGTGGTCTCAGCGGCGGTCGTGGTCCTTTTCGTGCACGACGTCATCGGGATCTTCCGGAAGGCCGATCCGGACAGCATCATCGCCGCCCTCGGCTCACTGCTGATCATCTGGTTGATGATAGAGCTTCTCGATACTGAGATCTCCCACCTCAAGGGGAGAAAACTTCAGATCAAGGTCTTCGTCGGGGTCATCATGGTCGCGTTTCTCAGAAAGGTTCTAATCGCGGGCTTCCGGCACGAGGAACTGCTCGGCTTCGCCAGCAAGGTCGGCACACTGCTGGTCCTCGGGATCGTCTACTGGCTGGTCGTCCGGGCCGAAAGGGAATGA
- the mobA_2 gene encoding putative molybdenum cofactor guanylyltransferase — protein MTGSGVGRTGNITGVVLAGGKSLRMGRDKILLPIEGSPLIAHILRRMSSIFPEVLVVGHHRPEFEALGINTHPDIIPDSGVLGGLYTGLILSKTPFIFAAAGDMPFLDPDLIIETAALREGNDAVVPRGPKGLEPLFAVYSRSCLEPFLKRIEQRRLKVMEALDGMKVASPEIGPGSSAEKDPFTNINTLDDMAVLGSPTEPD, from the coding sequence ATGACCGGAAGCGGCGTAGGCAGAACGGGTAATATTACCGGGGTCGTCCTGGCGGGCGGTAAGAGCCTGCGAATGGGGCGTGACAAGATCCTCCTTCCCATTGAGGGATCCCCCCTGATCGCTCATATTCTCCGCCGGATGTCCTCCATCTTCCCGGAGGTGCTGGTCGTCGGCCACCACAGACCCGAGTTCGAGGCGCTGGGGATAAATACTCACCCGGACATCATTCCGGACAGCGGTGTACTCGGGGGGCTATACACCGGGCTCATCCTGTCAAAAACCCCTTTCATCTTCGCCGCAGCCGGCGACATGCCGTTCCTCGACCCGGACCTTATCATCGAGACAGCCGCCCTTCGAGAGGGCAATGACGCCGTTGTTCCCCGCGGTCCCAAGGGGCTGGAACCTCTTTTCGCCGTGTATTCACGTTCGTGCCTGGAGCCCTTTTTAAAGCGGATCGAACAGCGGCGTCTGAAGGTAATGGAGGCTCTCGATGGGATGAAGGTCGCCTCACCGGAAATCGGCCCCGGAAGTTCAGCCGAAAAAGATCCCTTCACAAACATCAACACTCTCGATGACATGGCAGTGCTCGGTTCCCCCACGGAACCCGACTGA
- the cysK1 gene encoding O-acetylserine sulfhydrylase — protein sequence MGKIYNDITELVGGTPLLRLNKITGDVDATVLGKMESFNPLSSVKDRIGLSMIEAAERDGHLDSDTVIVEPTSGNTGIALAFVAAARGYRLILTMPDTMSIERRKLLVALGSELVLTPGSEGMKGAINRAVEIAAELPSAFVPQQFENPANPEIHRTTTGPEIWNDTDGKVDILVSGVGTGGSLTGIGEFLKGKNPDVKIIAVEPVESPVLSGRPPGPHKIQGIGAGFIPKVLDTKIIDEVVTVTSEDAFATSRRLAREEGVFVGISSGAAAHAAVRVAARPENRGKVIVAILPDGGERYLSTPMFE from the coding sequence ATGGGTAAGATCTACAATGACATCACGGAACTTGTGGGCGGAACGCCGCTCCTCAGGCTCAACAAAATCACCGGGGATGTTGACGCCACGGTTCTGGGCAAGATGGAATCGTTCAACCCTCTTTCCAGCGTCAAGGACCGTATCGGGCTCAGCATGATCGAGGCTGCTGAACGGGACGGGCACCTCGACTCTGACACGGTGATCGTTGAGCCGACCTCCGGCAACACCGGAATAGCGCTGGCCTTCGTCGCGGCCGCCCGCGGCTACCGCCTGATCCTCACCATGCCCGACACCATGAGCATCGAAAGGCGTAAACTCCTGGTAGCGCTGGGCTCCGAACTTGTTCTGACCCCCGGATCGGAAGGGATGAAGGGCGCCATCAACAGGGCAGTCGAGATCGCCGCCGAACTTCCCTCGGCTTTTGTTCCCCAACAGTTCGAGAACCCCGCCAACCCCGAGATCCACCGAACGACCACCGGGCCGGAGATCTGGAACGACACAGACGGCAAGGTGGATATCCTGGTCTCGGGCGTGGGTACCGGCGGGAGCCTTACGGGCATCGGGGAGTTTCTGAAAGGGAAGAATCCAGATGTAAAGATTATAGCCGTTGAGCCGGTGGAAAGCCCCGTTCTCTCAGGGCGCCCCCCCGGACCACACAAGATCCAGGGAATCGGGGCCGGTTTTATCCCAAAGGTGCTCGACACGAAGATCATCGACGAGGTCGTCACGGTAACCTCAGAGGATGCTTTCGCCACGTCCAGGAGGCTTGCCAGGGAAGAGGGCGTGTTTGTCGGCATATCCTCAGGCGCTGCGGCTCACGCCGCCGTCCGGGTGGCCGCACGGCCTGAAAACAGGGGGAAAGTCATCGTGGCCATCCTGCCCGACGGCGGCGAAAGGTATCTCTCAACACCCATGTTTGAATAA
- a CDS encoding RlpA-like protein precursor produces the protein MASWYGPKFHGRLTASGEVYDMEALTAAHRTLPLGTYVRVRRVDGGGQVVVRINDRGPFVRGRIIDLSRAGARRLHMLDAGVAEVVVEALGEKEKGGESGEVLLRARSDYRKGVFSVQVGAFTVKKNAVRLARGLKRRFGASAISLYDRGDRVFYRVMVGRFSDEDKADALRERLLGSGDFREAFVVAR, from the coding sequence ATGGCCTCCTGGTACGGCCCCAAGTTCCACGGCCGTCTTACGGCCAGCGGTGAGGTCTACGACATGGAGGCCCTTACGGCTGCCCACAGAACCCTCCCCCTTGGAACCTATGTCCGGGTCCGACGAGTTGATGGCGGGGGGCAGGTGGTGGTCCGTATCAATGACCGGGGCCCCTTCGTGAGAGGAAGGATCATTGATCTGTCACGGGCCGGCGCCCGGCGGCTTCATATGCTCGATGCGGGCGTGGCCGAGGTTGTCGTCGAAGCTCTGGGGGAAAAGGAAAAGGGCGGAGAGAGTGGTGAAGTCCTGTTGCGGGCTCGTTCCGATTACCGGAAGGGGGTATTCTCCGTACAGGTCGGGGCCTTCACGGTGAAGAAGAACGCCGTACGTCTGGCACGGGGCCTGAAACGCAGGTTCGGAGCTTCTGCCATCAGCCTTTACGACCGGGGAGACCGGGTCTTTTATCGCGTCATGGTGGGGCGATTTTCAGACGAAGACAAGGCGGACGCCCTGAGGGAGAGGCTTCTGGGCAGCGGTGATTTCCGGGAGGCGTTCGTCGTCGCCCGCTGA
- the ppiA gene encoding peptidyl-prolyl cis-trans isomerase A precursor, whose protein sequence is MTMKNVLLAVVACILLAAPLNVSAGKGGKMTKVAIETSKGTIVAELDSEKAPITVKNFVDYAKDGFFDGTIFHRVIAGFMIQGGGFTEEMHQKETGSHIKNEAGNGLKNTRGTLAMARTSVVDSATAQFFINLADNDFLDYKNDSSAGYGYAVFGEVVDGMDVVDAIGKVKTGTVRGSGDVPLDPVVIKKVTVLSGGDSR, encoded by the coding sequence ATGACCATGAAAAACGTTCTTCTCGCGGTGGTGGCCTGTATTCTTCTGGCCGCACCGCTCAATGTATCTGCCGGCAAGGGAGGAAAAATGACCAAAGTGGCTATTGAAACGTCCAAAGGGACCATCGTTGCGGAACTCGATTCCGAAAAGGCCCCGATCACGGTGAAAAATTTTGTAGATTATGCGAAAGACGGTTTTTTTGACGGGACGATTTTCCATCGGGTGATTGCCGGATTCATGATCCAGGGAGGTGGATTTACGGAGGAAATGCATCAGAAGGAAACCGGATCCCACATAAAGAATGAGGCCGGAAACGGCCTTAAAAACACAAGGGGAACCCTCGCCATGGCCAGAACCTCGGTGGTTGACAGCGCGACTGCCCAGTTTTTTATCAACCTTGCGGACAACGATTTTCTCGATTACAAGAATGATTCTTCTGCGGGGTACGGGTATGCAGTTTTTGGGGAGGTAGTCGATGGTATGGACGTGGTGGACGCCATCGGGAAGGTTAAAACTGGCACAGTCAGAGGGTCCGGTGATGTGCCCCTCGATCCCGTCGTCATCAAGAAGGTTACCGTTCTATCCGGGGGGGATTCCAGATAG
- the trmH gene encoding tRNA (guanosine(18)-2'-O)-methyltransferase, with protein MNELEMLQQYMLPGRKQRHEDILIQRTSSIRVVIENLHKEHNVDAVLRTCEAFGIQHVHVLPQAGDQGILRTITRGCDRWLTIHRHLTLDECFRDLKGLGFRILAGAFGPGTRPVDAIDWNWKVALVFSNERDGACPEVLENADGLFVVPLHGFSRSLNVSVAAGITIHYVRSFMEKAGTIEGLSDPEKDVLRNDWSRKSVKNSKAILDELRRRG; from the coding sequence GTGAACGAGCTTGAAATGCTGCAGCAGTACATGCTGCCGGGCAGAAAACAGCGCCATGAGGATATCCTCATCCAGAGGACTTCCTCCATCAGGGTCGTAATTGAGAATCTCCACAAGGAACACAATGTTGACGCGGTGCTCAGGACATGCGAGGCGTTCGGGATCCAGCATGTCCACGTTTTACCGCAGGCGGGGGACCAGGGTATCCTGAGAACTATAACGAGAGGATGTGATCGCTGGTTGACCATCCACCGGCACCTGACGCTGGATGAATGTTTCAGGGATCTGAAGGGGCTTGGTTTTCGCATCCTTGCCGGAGCCTTCGGGCCCGGAACACGGCCGGTGGACGCAATAGATTGGAATTGGAAGGTGGCCCTGGTCTTTTCCAACGAGCGGGACGGTGCGTGCCCGGAGGTACTGGAAAACGCCGACGGCCTGTTTGTTGTTCCACTACACGGATTTTCCCGGAGTCTGAACGTGTCGGTAGCGGCGGGTATAACGATCCATTATGTTCGATCCTTCATGGAGAAAGCGGGAACCATTGAAGGGCTTTCTGACCCCGAGAAGGATGTGCTGCGGAACGATTGGAGCAGAAAATCGGTTAAAAACTCCAAGGCTATCCTCGATGAGCTCAGGAGGAGAGGATGA
- the ideR gene encoding iron-dependent repressor IdeR → MELRERDQELKDEVLEVLWTELVEGGLDSIDSEEIILGEHGPADIRILTALAGQGMINLEENKVALTDSGFEEARKTIRRHRLSERLFHDVFEIQHDELESPACRFEHMLIRPKLEKKICELLGHPKTCPHNRPIPVGDCCHRAEMRTDKAVVSMSKLRQGEHGVIAYVHTRDSEKLKKLMAMGILPGEELSLERRFPSFVFRVGYSRFAVDEGMAEGIFVRRTEEEQPGEAETVPEED, encoded by the coding sequence GTGGAACTGCGCGAGCGTGACCAGGAACTGAAAGATGAGGTATTAGAGGTCCTCTGGACAGAATTGGTGGAGGGCGGATTGGATTCCATCGACAGTGAGGAGATCATACTCGGTGAGCATGGCCCTGCAGATATTCGGATTCTCACGGCGCTGGCCGGCCAGGGGATGATCAATCTGGAGGAAAACAAGGTCGCCCTTACCGATTCCGGTTTTGAGGAGGCCCGAAAGACAATCAGGAGACATCGCCTCAGCGAGAGGCTTTTTCACGACGTATTCGAGATCCAGCACGATGAGCTTGAGAGCCCTGCCTGCCGGTTTGAGCACATGTTGATCAGGCCAAAGCTGGAGAAGAAGATCTGTGAGCTGCTCGGGCATCCTAAAACCTGCCCCCACAATCGGCCTATTCCGGTGGGCGATTGCTGCCACCGTGCCGAGATGAGAACCGATAAAGCGGTGGTTTCCATGAGCAAGCTCAGACAGGGGGAACACGGGGTAATAGCGTATGTCCATACGAGGGACTCGGAGAAGCTGAAGAAACTCATGGCCATGGGCATCCTCCCAGGTGAAGAGCTGTCGCTGGAAAGAAGGTTTCCATCCTTCGTGTTCCGGGTTGGATACAGCCGTTTCGCGGTTGACGAGGGAATGGCAGAGGGGATCTTCGTGAGAAGGACTGAGGAAGAGCAGCCAGGAGAGGCCGAAACAGTTCCGGAGGAGGATTGA
- the feoB gene encoding ferrous iron transport protein B: protein MPEKNRRTLFGGRLHRRHRGGGCHGDSGGKHGGDPGRGNGPRILMVGNPNVGKSAIFNRLTSSYAVVSNYPGTTVALTTGRMKIAGKDYSVVDTPGMYSLYPITEEERVGRRMLLEGRYEVVLHIVDAKNLTRMLPFTMQLKEAGVPVILVLNIMDEAEETGLVINVEALEKRLEIPVIPTVGIAGKGVRRLKEAIKNYHHGNRNFHVDFSLAVEMASMEIAPLLPQTSLSRRALSLLALQEDRDVLELISSLPEGEAERITGVIDALKRELDHPINYDITLGLRRRTSQILEGIIQKGEGKTRIARDALDRILISPWTGVPILLLVLYFGFYKFVGGFGAGVIVDFLEGHIFGKYLIPLINNWTDRLIPWPIIQNLIAGDYGVLTLGVRYAVAIILPIVGTFFVMFSVVEDSGYLPRLSLLIDRVFKWVGLSGRAVIPMTLGFGCGTMATLVTRTLESTRERVIATVLLALAIPCSAQLGVIFALAASNPWVLVTWIGTVSAVFLFIGYLTAKIIPGPQPDFFMELPPLRMPRLANVWLKTSTRMRWYFVEILPLFLLASVLIWVGNVTGIFPVLLKLLAVPTRAIGLPNEAAQAFLFGFFRRDYGVAGLYDIQQKGLLTGNQLAVATITLTLFLPCIAQFLVMIKERGMKMALGLAAFVFPFAFLVGGSVNFMLNILGLHL, encoded by the coding sequence GTGCCTGAAAAAAACAGACGTACCCTCTTTGGAGGACGCCTCCACAGACGACATCGGGGCGGGGGCTGCCATGGCGATTCAGGTGGAAAACATGGAGGTGACCCCGGCCGTGGCAATGGTCCACGCATTCTCATGGTCGGCAACCCCAATGTCGGCAAAAGCGCAATTTTTAATCGCCTGACGAGCAGTTATGCGGTGGTGTCAAACTATCCAGGGACTACGGTGGCCCTCACCACAGGACGTATGAAGATCGCCGGGAAGGATTATTCCGTCGTTGATACCCCCGGTATGTATTCCCTCTATCCCATTACCGAGGAGGAGAGGGTGGGACGGCGAATGCTTCTGGAGGGAAGATATGAGGTTGTGCTGCATATTGTCGATGCCAAGAACCTCACCAGGATGCTCCCTTTTACCATGCAGCTCAAGGAGGCCGGGGTCCCGGTCATCCTCGTTCTCAACATCATGGATGAGGCGGAAGAAACGGGGCTGGTTATTAATGTTGAAGCCCTGGAGAAGAGACTTGAAATTCCGGTTATTCCCACCGTTGGGATAGCCGGAAAGGGCGTTCGCCGCCTGAAAGAGGCCATCAAGAATTATCATCACGGCAACAGGAACTTCCACGTGGATTTCAGCCTTGCCGTGGAGATGGCATCAATGGAAATTGCCCCCCTTCTTCCGCAAACCTCCCTTTCAAGACGGGCTCTTTCCCTCCTGGCCCTCCAGGAGGATCGGGACGTCCTGGAGCTGATTTCCAGCCTTCCGGAGGGTGAGGCTGAACGTATCACCGGGGTCATCGACGCATTAAAACGGGAGTTGGACCATCCGATTAACTACGATATCACCTTGGGGCTCAGGCGCCGTACCAGCCAGATTCTGGAAGGAATCATTCAAAAGGGGGAGGGAAAAACAAGAATAGCCCGGGATGCCCTTGACCGTATTTTGATCTCTCCATGGACTGGTGTTCCCATCCTGCTGCTGGTGCTCTATTTTGGGTTCTATAAATTTGTCGGAGGGTTCGGCGCCGGGGTCATCGTTGATTTTCTGGAAGGGCACATCTTCGGAAAATATCTCATCCCCCTGATAAATAACTGGACGGACCGGCTGATACCGTGGCCGATTATACAGAACCTGATTGCGGGAGATTACGGCGTCCTGACCCTTGGCGTAAGGTATGCCGTAGCCATCATTCTGCCCATCGTGGGCACATTCTTTGTCATGTTCTCAGTGGTGGAGGACAGCGGCTATCTTCCAAGGCTCTCGCTTCTCATCGACAGGGTATTCAAATGGGTCGGCCTTTCCGGACGGGCTGTCATACCCATGACCCTCGGTTTCGGGTGCGGCACAATGGCCACCCTGGTTACCAGGACACTGGAGTCCACCCGGGAGAGGGTTATCGCCACGGTCCTGTTGGCGCTGGCAATCCCATGTTCAGCCCAGCTGGGTGTGATCTTTGCCCTGGCGGCGAGCAACCCATGGGTCCTGGTGACGTGGATAGGCACCGTCTCGGCGGTTTTCCTCTTTATCGGATACCTCACCGCCAAAATTATACCGGGCCCGCAGCCGGATTTCTTCATGGAACTACCCCCCTTGCGGATGCCGAGGCTGGCAAATGTCTGGCTGAAAACCTCCACCCGGATGCGGTGGTACTTCGTGGAGATACTGCCCCTGTTCCTTCTGGCATCGGTTCTTATCTGGGTCGGTAATGTAACCGGGATTTTCCCTGTCCTGCTCAAGCTGCTGGCTGTTCCAACCCGGGCCATCGGTCTGCCCAACGAGGCAGCCCAGGCCTTTTTGTTCGGTTTTTTTCGGCGCGATTACGGAGTGGCAGGACTCTATGACATCCAGCAGAAGGGGCTGCTCACTGGTAATCAACTGGCCGTTGCGACCATTACCCTGACCCTCTTCTTGCCGTGCATCGCCCAGTTTCTGGTCATGATAAAGGAGAGGGGCATGAAGATGGCCCTGGGGCTCGCGGCATTTGTATTCCCTTTCGCTTTCCTTGTCGGGGGTTCGGTCAATTTTATGTTGAATATTTTAGGATTGCACCTGTAG
- a CDS encoding hypothetical protein (transcriptional repressor SmtB homolog) — protein MKEKQDGAKKDLMREIRSREDIESILYNLSEAFRVLGDLTRVRILMALTESELCVGDLAGNLDLSESAVSHQLRILRNSRLVKFRKAGKNAVYSISDDHVETIFMEGIEHVEGM, from the coding sequence ATGAAAGAAAAACAAGACGGAGCAAAAAAGGATCTCATGAGGGAAATAAGATCCCGGGAGGACATCGAATCGATCCTTTACAACCTTTCGGAAGCCTTCCGGGTCCTGGGGGATTTGACGAGGGTCCGCATTCTCATGGCGCTGACGGAGTCGGAGCTATGTGTCGGGGATTTGGCCGGCAACCTGGACCTTTCCGAGTCGGCGGTGTCCCATCAACTGAGAATCCTCCGCAACAGCCGCCTGGTTAAATTCCGCAAGGCCGGCAAGAATGCCGTCTATTCCATAAGCGATGACCATGTTGAGACGATCTTCATGGAGGGGATCGAACATGTGGAGGGAATGTAG
- the metX gene encoding homoserine O-acetyltransferase, with the protein MLSQKVHQEAPAGRAGAGPSGSVRPAESVGVVKQRSVSFDGPDHVLRLESGGALSPITVAYETYGTLSPKRDNAVLVCHALSGDAHAAGYHGTDEGEKPGWWDILIGPGKPLDTDRYFVISSNFLGSCYGTTGPTSMNPDTSQSYGLDFPFFTITDMVEVQRWLLDHLGIDRLLAVLGGSMGGMQALQWAISYPDRVAGCLPIATTARMSAQGIAFNEVGRQAILSDSKFLAGKYPNDEPPSTGLALARMVGHITYLSEDSMNRKFGRRFVNGNGRSFSFSKDFQVESYLHYQGDKFVQRFDANTYLYISRAMDYFDLVTDHGSLENAFSNCRSSFLVISFTTDWLFPPSQSRDTVRALRRVGKDVSYCNVESDQGHDSFLLPGHRMGDLVAGFLKRLSEGEGS; encoded by the coding sequence ATGCTCTCGCAAAAAGTCCACCAGGAAGCTCCCGCCGGCCGTGCGGGAGCTGGACCCTCCGGGTCTGTCCGGCCGGCGGAGTCAGTGGGCGTGGTCAAACAGCGGAGCGTGTCTTTTGACGGCCCCGATCACGTTCTTCGGCTGGAGTCGGGCGGCGCCCTGTCTCCCATAACGGTGGCCTACGAGACCTATGGAACGCTTTCACCAAAAAGGGATAACGCCGTCCTGGTCTGCCACGCCCTGTCGGGTGATGCCCATGCGGCCGGCTATCACGGAACGGACGAGGGTGAAAAGCCCGGCTGGTGGGATATTCTTATCGGACCGGGAAAACCTTTGGATACGGACAGATACTTCGTTATCAGCAGCAACTTTCTGGGCAGCTGTTACGGCACAACCGGGCCAACCAGCATGAATCCCGATACGTCTCAAAGCTATGGGCTCGACTTTCCCTTTTTTACCATCACCGACATGGTGGAGGTGCAAAGGTGGCTTCTGGACCACCTGGGCATAGATCGTCTTCTGGCGGTCCTCGGTGGCTCCATGGGCGGCATGCAGGCGCTCCAATGGGCCATCAGTTATCCGGACCGGGTTGCTGGATGCCTGCCCATAGCCACGACGGCCAGGATGTCGGCCCAGGGGATTGCTTTTAACGAGGTGGGCAGACAGGCTATTCTCAGTGATTCGAAGTTTCTGGCCGGAAAATACCCGAATGATGAACCCCCATCCACGGGCCTTGCCCTGGCAAGGATGGTAGGACACATAACCTATCTGTCCGAGGACTCCATGAACCGCAAGTTCGGCCGAAGGTTTGTAAACGGCAACGGGCGAAGCTTCTCGTTTTCCAAGGATTTTCAGGTTGAGAGCTATCTCCACTACCAGGGGGACAAGTTCGTCCAGCGCTTTGATGCAAACACCTACCTCTATATAAGTCGGGCTATGGATTACTTTGACCTCGTGACCGACCATGGTTCATTGGAGAATGCCTTCTCCAACTGTCGTTCTTCCTTCCTGGTGATCTCATTCACCACGGACTGGCTGTTTCCACCGTCTCAGTCCCGTGACACTGTCCGGGCTCTTAGAAGGGTAGGCAAGGACGTGTCCTACTGCAACGTGGAAAGCGACCAGGGACACGATTCCTTCCTTCTTCCGGGGCATCGCATGGGAGATCTTGTGGCCGGATTTCTAAAACGGCTTTCGGAGGGAGAAGGATCATGA